The following are encoded in a window of Citrobacter freundii genomic DNA:
- a CDS encoding NAD(P)H-dependent oxidoreductase: MSNILIINGAKKFGHSNGQLNDTLTEVADGILRDLGHDVRVVRADSDYDVQTEVQNFVWADAVIWQMPGWWMGAPWTVKKYIDDVFTAGHGTLYASDGRTRSDATKKYGSGGLIQGKKYMLSLTWNAPMEAFTDKDQFFHGVGVDGVYLPFHKANQFLGMEALPTFITNDVIKMPDVPRYIAEYRKHLTEIFG; the protein is encoded by the coding sequence ATGAGCAACATTCTGATTATCAATGGCGCTAAAAAATTCGGCCATTCCAATGGTCAGTTGAATGACACCCTGACCGAGGTCGCGGACGGTATCCTGCGCGACCTCGGACATGATGTTAGAGTCGTGCGCGCAGACAGCGATTACGACGTACAAACAGAAGTGCAGAACTTTGTCTGGGCTGACGCCGTTATTTGGCAAATGCCGGGCTGGTGGATGGGTGCACCGTGGACAGTGAAAAAATACATCGATGATGTGTTCACTGCAGGGCACGGTACGCTGTACGCCAGCGATGGTCGCACACGTTCTGATGCCACTAAAAAATACGGTTCTGGCGGCCTGATTCAGGGCAAAAAATACATGTTGTCCCTGACCTGGAATGCACCGATGGAAGCCTTTACTGACAAAGATCAGTTCTTCCACGGCGTCGGCGTTGATGGTGTTTATCTGCCGTTCCATAAAGCAAACCAGTTTTTAGGTATGGAAGCGCTGCCGACTTTTATCACCAATGATGTGATTAAAATGCCGGATGTCCCGCGTTATATCGCAGAATATCGCAAGCATCTGACCGAGATTTTTGGTTAA
- the qseB gene encoding quorum sensing response regulator transcription factor QseB yields the protein MRILLVEDDALIGDGLKTGLSKMGFTIDWFTEGRQGKEALYSAPYDAVILDLTLPGIDGRDILREWRTKGKQEPVLILTARDALAERVEGLRLGADDYLCKPFALIEVAARLEALVRRASGQATSELRHGQVTLNPGALVATFAGEPLSLKPKEFALLELLMRNKGRVLPRKHIEEKLYNWDENVSSNAVEVHVHHLRRKLGSDFIRTVHGIGYTLGDA from the coding sequence ATGCGTATTTTACTGGTAGAAGATGACGCGTTGATTGGCGACGGTCTGAAAACGGGCCTGAGTAAAATGGGGTTCACCATCGACTGGTTTACCGAAGGTCGTCAGGGTAAAGAGGCGCTTTACAGTGCGCCTTATGACGCGGTGATCCTCGACCTGACGCTGCCGGGTATTGACGGCCGCGATATCCTGCGCGAATGGCGCACAAAAGGAAAACAGGAGCCGGTGCTGATTTTAACGGCCCGCGACGCGCTGGCAGAACGCGTGGAAGGTCTGCGCCTCGGTGCGGATGACTACCTGTGTAAACCCTTTGCACTGATTGAAGTGGCCGCCCGACTGGAAGCGCTGGTACGTCGCGCCAGCGGTCAGGCTACCAGCGAACTACGCCACGGTCAGGTGACGCTTAATCCCGGCGCACTGGTCGCCACGTTCGCAGGCGAGCCATTGTCGCTCAAGCCGAAGGAGTTCGCACTGTTGGAACTGCTGATGCGTAATAAAGGGCGCGTCCTGCCCCGTAAACACATTGAAGAAAAACTGTATAACTGGGACGAAAACGTCTCCAGCAATGCGGTTGAAGTGCACGTCCATCACTTACGCCGTAAGCTCGGCAGTGATTTTATCCGCACCGTGCACGGTATTGGTTACACCCTGGGTGATGCATGA
- a CDS encoding oligosaccharide MFS transporter, producing the protein MKKSSASNRTEYYKISSFIFLYFFTWSASIGLLAIWLGQKAQLSGTVIGAVFAVNGIFSVILKPIYGYILDRIGMSKYLLYFVVIMSALMAPFFIYVYQPLLISNTLLGIIVGAIYLSFAWYAGVAACESYSDRYSRLNGMEFGQIRMWGSLGWAVASSFSGLLFNLSPAYNFMLGSVASVVMLIVLLSLKVNVNSANASKVLTKDKISPADVYALLRNRKFWAFCLYVAGVAWMMFIAEQQFSRYFVTFFADVHKGNAVFGYLGTVQSGMEFIMYMVIPLFVNYIGAKRGLLIVGALVGARLVISGLCDSHLLISVLKPLYGLEICLLLVSVFKYIAEHFDKRVNATMYLLGYQAMLYVGNVVVSSPAGLMYDRIGFEKTYIIMGIIALTFTLISAFTLSACQSKRRNNTALDIAENNATR; encoded by the coding sequence ATGAAAAAGAGTTCAGCGAGTAACAGAACAGAATATTATAAAATTAGTAGCTTTATTTTTCTTTATTTCTTTACCTGGTCGGCCAGTATTGGTTTGCTGGCCATTTGGTTGGGGCAGAAAGCGCAGTTAAGTGGGACGGTTATCGGTGCCGTATTTGCAGTGAACGGTATTTTCTCGGTGATACTGAAGCCGATTTATGGCTATATCCTCGACAGAATCGGTATGAGTAAATACCTGCTCTATTTTGTCGTGATTATGTCGGCATTAATGGCACCGTTTTTTATTTATGTATATCAGCCGCTATTAATCTCCAATACTCTGCTGGGTATTATTGTCGGCGCAATTTACTTAAGCTTTGCGTGGTACGCTGGTGTGGCCGCCTGCGAATCCTATTCTGACCGCTACAGTCGTTTAAACGGCATGGAGTTTGGGCAAATCCGCATGTGGGGATCGCTCGGTTGGGCAGTCGCGTCGTCGTTCTCGGGGCTGCTGTTTAACCTCTCTCCGGCGTATAACTTTATGTTAGGTAGCGTGGCGTCGGTGGTAATGCTGATTGTCCTGCTAAGCCTGAAAGTGAACGTAAATTCAGCCAATGCCTCAAAGGTACTGACCAAAGATAAAATCTCTCCTGCGGATGTTTACGCGCTGCTGCGTAACCGCAAGTTTTGGGCGTTTTGCCTGTATGTCGCAGGCGTGGCGTGGATGATGTTTATCGCCGAACAGCAATTCTCGCGTTATTTTGTCACCTTCTTTGCTGATGTACATAAAGGCAATGCGGTATTCGGATATCTGGGCACCGTGCAGTCAGGTATGGAATTTATCATGTATATGGTGATCCCGCTGTTCGTTAACTACATCGGCGCGAAGCGGGGATTGCTGATTGTCGGGGCACTGGTTGGCGCGCGTCTGGTTATCTCCGGACTGTGCGACTCGCATCTGTTAATTTCAGTGCTAAAACCGTTGTATGGCCTGGAAATCTGTTTATTGCTGGTTTCTGTCTTTAAATACATTGCCGAACATTTTGATAAACGCGTCAACGCAACCATGTATTTACTGGGTTATCAGGCGATGCTGTATGTTGGCAACGTGGTGGTGTCTTCACCTGCCGGATTAATGTATGACCGAATTGGTTTTGAAAAGACCTATATCATTATGGGTATTATTGCGCTGACCTTTACGCTGATTTCGGCATTTACGTTATCCGCCTGCCAAAGTAAACGTCGCAATAATACCGCGCTCGATATCGCCGAAAATAACGCGACAAGATAA
- a CDS encoding helix-turn-helix transcriptional regulator, with protein sequence MNLSSPQEYLELIALNDAVVSFSRLFANTVRYHHWHQCLEVLYVEEGFGVVTVDHKQYTMRPGRMFFFPPFTLHKIFVDEQVRDRYRRTIIHLDQHAVLKVLRDFPLHQQHLQHLSVRGSEAWVIDAADVHTHIDFLFSRYAKLAAQKPLNTEHVACLLLNLFSLLPEDNVNIHDSDTGMASQVMFWLDEHYMHKFSLVTLAQALGKSKSYVSRRFQVETGESILGYLNTLRLRKACEALLHSEASVREIAQKVGFSDVTYFISAFGKGIGETPLQYRKRHKP encoded by the coding sequence ATGAACTTATCTTCCCCTCAAGAGTACCTGGAGCTGATTGCCCTCAACGACGCGGTGGTGTCGTTCAGTCGTTTATTTGCCAATACGGTTCGTTATCACCATTGGCATCAGTGTCTGGAAGTGTTGTACGTGGAAGAAGGGTTTGGCGTGGTGACGGTCGATCATAAGCAATACACCATGCGTCCAGGGCGGATGTTCTTTTTCCCGCCGTTTACGCTGCATAAAATTTTTGTCGACGAGCAGGTGCGGGACCGTTATCGGCGGACCATTATTCATCTCGATCAGCACGCAGTGCTGAAGGTGTTACGCGACTTTCCACTTCATCAACAGCATCTGCAACACCTGAGTGTACGCGGGAGCGAGGCGTGGGTCATCGACGCCGCAGACGTCCATACGCACATTGATTTTCTGTTCAGCCGCTATGCAAAACTGGCCGCGCAGAAACCGCTTAACACTGAGCACGTTGCCTGCCTGTTATTGAATTTATTCAGCCTGTTACCCGAAGATAACGTCAATATACATGATAGTGATACGGGGATGGCCAGCCAGGTGATGTTCTGGCTTGATGAGCACTACATGCATAAATTTAGCCTGGTGACGCTGGCACAAGCGTTAGGAAAATCAAAAAGTTATGTTTCTCGGCGTTTTCAGGTAGAAACAGGCGAGAGCATCCTCGGGTATCTCAACACGCTGAGGTTGAGAAAAGCCTGCGAGGCGCTGTTACACAGTGAGGCAAGCGTCAGAGAGATTGCGCAAAAAGTGGGGTTTTCTGATGTGACTTATTTTATCAGCGCCTTCGGAAAAGGCATTGGCGAGACGCCGTTACAGTACAGGAAGCGGCATAAGCCGTAA
- a CDS encoding glycoside hydrolase family 88 protein produces the protein MLKHIVEETLRAFPGSPLNTAAFQEQMNGAREHVLELLSRHLTEFGEYFPAETCVNGYYPLTDNVEWTTSFWTGQLWLAWEMSGEATFREMAEKHVRSFGLRIAGRHDTNTHDLGFLYTLSCVAAWRLTGNRDARGFSLMAAEALLERFHEKAQIIQAWGDLRDPDQAGRMIIDCNMNLPLLYWASEQTGDPRFANAAKAHVAQAAKYLIREDASTFHTYYMDVQTGAPRYGNTQQGYADDSCWSRGQAWGIYGFLLSYIYTGDREMVQLSKKLANYFLNRLPDDAVCHWDLALVGTDALRDSSSAAIAVCGLLELIKHLPVTDPDRERYQQWAMGIMSSLTQHYLMGKDEKGNGLLKHSVYHLASNKGVDECASWGDYFYVEALTRFTQCWKLYW, from the coding sequence ATGTTAAAGCATATCGTTGAGGAAACGTTGCGCGCTTTTCCTGGTAGCCCGCTTAATACCGCAGCCTTTCAGGAACAAATGAATGGCGCCAGGGAACATGTCCTCGAGCTGCTTAGCCGTCATTTAACGGAATTCGGTGAATACTTTCCTGCCGAAACCTGCGTCAACGGTTATTACCCGCTGACGGATAATGTGGAGTGGACCACCAGTTTCTGGACTGGGCAACTGTGGCTGGCGTGGGAAATGAGCGGTGAAGCGACATTTCGTGAAATGGCCGAAAAGCACGTGCGCTCATTTGGTTTGCGTATTGCCGGGCGTCATGACACCAACACCCACGACCTGGGCTTCCTGTACACGCTCTCCTGTGTGGCGGCCTGGCGGTTGACGGGCAATCGCGATGCGCGCGGTTTTTCGCTGATGGCGGCAGAAGCGCTGCTCGAACGTTTTCACGAGAAGGCGCAGATCATTCAGGCATGGGGCGATCTCCGCGATCCCGATCAGGCCGGTCGGATGATCATTGACTGCAATATGAACCTGCCGCTGCTGTACTGGGCCAGTGAACAGACGGGCGATCCGCGCTTTGCCAATGCGGCAAAAGCGCACGTGGCGCAGGCGGCGAAATATCTGATCCGTGAAGATGCCTCGACGTTCCATACCTACTACATGGACGTGCAAACCGGCGCGCCGCGCTACGGTAATACCCAGCAGGGTTACGCTGATGATTCATGCTGGTCGCGTGGGCAGGCGTGGGGGATTTATGGTTTTCTGTTGAGCTATATCTATACCGGCGATCGCGAGATGGTGCAACTGTCGAAAAAACTGGCCAACTACTTTCTCAATCGCCTGCCGGATGATGCCGTTTGTCACTGGGATCTGGCGCTGGTGGGCACCGATGCGCTGCGTGATTCTTCTTCGGCGGCCATTGCGGTATGTGGCCTGCTGGAGTTGATTAAACACCTGCCGGTGACCGATCCAGATCGTGAACGTTATCAACAGTGGGCGATGGGGATCATGTCATCGCTGACGCAGCATTATCTGATGGGCAAAGATGAGAAGGGCAACGGGCTACTGAAACACTCGGTTTACCATCTTGCGAGCAATAAAGGGGTCGATGAGTGCGCAAGCTGGGGAGATTACTTTTACGTTGAGGCGTTAACCCGTTTTACGCAGTGCTGGAAGTTGTACTGGTAA
- the parC gene encoding DNA topoisomerase IV subunit A, with protein MSDMAERLALHEFTENAYLNYSMYVIMDRALPFIGDGLKPVQRRIVYAMSELGLNASAKFKKSARTVGDVLGKYHPHGDSACYEAMVLMAQPFSYRYPLVDGQGNWGAPDDPKSFAAMRYTESRLSKYAELLLGELGQGTSDWVPNFDGTMQEPKMLPARLPNILLNGTTGIAVGMATDIPPHNLREVAKAAITLIEQPKTTLDQLLDIVQGPDYPTEAEIITPRAEIRKIYENGRGSVRMRAVWAKEDGAVVISALPHQVSGAKVLEQIAAQMRNKKLPMVDDLRDESDHENPTRLVIVPRSNRVDMEQVMNHLFATTDLEKSYRINLNMIGLDGRPAVKNLLEILTEWLAFRRDTVRRRLNYRLEKVLKRLHILEGLLVAFLNIDEVIEIIRHEDEPKPELMSRFGISETQAEAILELKLRHLAKLEEIKIRGEQDELAKERDQLQGILASERKMSNLLKKELQADSDAYGDDRRSPLKEREESKAMSEHDMLPSEPVTIVLSQSGWVRSAKGHDIDAPGLSYKAGDSYKAAVKGKSNQPVVFVDSTGRSYAIDPITLPSARGQGEPLTGKLTLPPGATVEHMLMESDDQKLLMASDAGYGFVCTFNDLVARNRAGKALITLPENAHVMPPVVLEDESDMLLAITHAGRMLMFPVSDLPQLSKGKGNKIINIPSAEAAKGDDGLAHLYVLPPQSTLTIHVGKRKIKLRPEELQKVTGERGRRGTLMRGLQRIDRIEIDSPRRAGQGDSEE; from the coding sequence ATGAGCGATATGGCAGAGCGCCTTGCGCTGCATGAATTCACGGAAAACGCCTATCTGAACTATTCCATGTACGTCATCATGGACAGGGCGTTGCCGTTTATTGGTGATGGTCTGAAACCCGTTCAGCGACGCATCGTTTACGCGATGTCCGAACTGGGGCTGAATGCCAGCGCCAAATTTAAAAAATCCGCCCGTACCGTCGGCGACGTACTGGGTAAATACCACCCACACGGCGACAGCGCCTGCTATGAAGCGATGGTGCTGATGGCGCAGCCGTTCTCTTACCGTTATCCGCTGGTTGACGGGCAGGGGAACTGGGGGGCACCGGACGATCCGAAATCGTTCGCGGCGATGCGTTATACCGAATCTCGACTGTCTAAATATGCGGAACTGCTGCTGGGGGAACTCGGTCAGGGGACATCGGACTGGGTACCAAACTTCGACGGCACCATGCAGGAGCCGAAGATGCTGCCTGCGCGTTTGCCGAATATTCTGCTGAACGGCACCACCGGTATTGCGGTCGGCATGGCAACGGACATTCCGCCGCATAACCTGCGTGAAGTGGCAAAAGCGGCGATTACGCTGATTGAGCAGCCGAAAACGACGCTGGATCAGCTGCTGGATATCGTCCAGGGACCGGATTACCCGACCGAAGCAGAAATCATTACCCCGCGTGCAGAAATTCGTAAGATTTACGAAAACGGACGTGGCTCCGTGCGTATGCGTGCGGTCTGGGCCAAAGAAGATGGCGCGGTGGTGATTTCCGCGCTGCCACATCAGGTTTCCGGTGCCAAAGTGCTGGAACAGATTGCCGCCCAGATGCGCAATAAAAAGCTGCCGATGGTGGACGATCTGCGCGATGAGTCGGATCACGAAAACCCGACCCGTCTGGTGATCGTGCCGCGCTCCAACCGTGTGGATATGGAGCAGGTGATGAACCACCTGTTTGCCACCACCGATCTGGAAAAAAGCTACCGCATCAACCTGAACATGATTGGCCTAGACGGTCGCCCGGCGGTGAAAAACCTGCTGGAGATCCTCACCGAATGGCTGGCGTTCCGCCGCGATACCGTGCGTCGTCGTCTGAACTATCGTCTGGAAAAAGTCCTCAAGCGCCTGCACATCCTCGAAGGTTTGCTGGTGGCGTTCCTCAACATTGACGAAGTGATTGAAATTATTCGTCATGAAGATGAACCGAAGCCTGAGCTGATGTCGCGGTTTGGCATTTCTGAAACCCAGGCTGAAGCCATCCTCGAACTGAAGTTGCGTCATCTTGCCAAACTTGAAGAGATCAAAATTCGTGGCGAGCAAGACGAGCTGGCGAAAGAACGCGATCAGCTGCAGGGCATTCTGGCCTCTGAGCGCAAGATGAGTAACCTGCTGAAGAAAGAGCTGCAGGCAGACTCAGATGCCTATGGCGACGATCGCCGTTCTCCGCTGAAAGAGCGCGAAGAATCGAAGGCGATGAGCGAGCACGACATGCTGCCGTCTGAGCCGGTCACCATTGTACTGTCGCAAAGCGGCTGGGTGCGTAGCGCCAAAGGCCATGACATTGATGCGCCGGGCTTAAGCTATAAGGCGGGTGACAGCTACAAGGCGGCGGTGAAGGGCAAGAGCAACCAGCCGGTGGTGTTCGTGGATTCAACCGGGCGCAGCTATGCCATCGACCCGATTACGCTGCCGTCGGCACGTGGTCAGGGTGAACCGCTGACCGGTAAGCTGACGCTGCCGCCGGGAGCGACGGTTGAGCATATGCTGATGGAAAGTGATGACCAGAAACTGCTGATGGCCTCCGATGCTGGCTACGGTTTCGTCTGCACCTTCAATGACTTGGTGGCGCGCAACCGTGCAGGTAAGGCATTGATTACGTTACCGGAGAACGCGCATGTGATGCCGCCGGTGGTGCTTGAAGATGAAAGCGACATGCTGCTGGCGATCACCCATGCCGGGCGTATGCTGATGTTCCCGGTCAGTGATCTGCCGCAATTGTCGAAAGGGAAAGGGAACAAGATCATCAACATTCCGTCTGCAGAAGCGGCGAAAGGGGATGATGGGCTGGCGCACCTCTACGTGTTGCCTCCGCAAAGTACGCTGACCATTCACGTTGGTAAACGCAAAATTAAACTGCGTCCTGAAGAACTGCAGAAGGTGACCGGCGAGCGTGGGCGTCGCGGTACGCTGATGCGCGGTTTACAGCGCATCGACCGTATCGAAATTGACTCACCACGACGTGCCGGTCAGGGCGACAGCGAAGAATAA
- a CDS encoding putative quinol monooxygenase, producing MLTVIAEIRTRPGQHHRQAVLDQFAKIVPTVLKEEGCHGYAPMVDHAAGVSFQTTAPDSIVMIEQWESIAHLEAHLQTPHMKAYSEAVKGDVLDMSIRILESGI from the coding sequence ATGCTTACCGTTATTGCAGAAATCCGTACACGTCCAGGTCAACACCACCGCCAGGCGGTGCTGGATCAGTTTGCTAAAATCGTTCCAACCGTCCTGAAGGAAGAAGGCTGTCATGGCTACGCGCCGATGGTCGATCACGCCGCAGGTGTGAGTTTTCAAACCACAGCGCCGGATTCAATCGTGATGATTGAACAGTGGGAAAGCATTGCGCACCTTGAAGCGCATTTGCAAACCCCGCATATGAAAGCTTACAGCGAAGCCGTGAAAGGTGATGTGCTGGACATGAGCATTCGTATTCTGGAATCAGGTATTTAA
- a CDS encoding YgiW/YdeI family stress tolerance OB fold protein, which translates to MKKLAAMVAVMALCSAPVLAAQQGGFSGPTATQSQAGGFVGPNGSSTTVESAKSLRDDTWVTLRGNIVERISDDLYLFKDASGTVNVDIDHKRWNGLTVTPQDVVEIQGEVDKDWNSVEIDVKQITKVTK; encoded by the coding sequence ATGAAAAAATTAGCTGCAATGGTTGCCGTGATGGCACTGTGTTCCGCACCTGTTCTGGCAGCGCAGCAGGGCGGATTCTCTGGCCCAACGGCGACGCAAAGCCAGGCGGGCGGATTTGTGGGTCCGAATGGCAGCAGCACGACGGTAGAAAGCGCAAAATCACTGCGTGATGATACCTGGGTCACGCTGCGCGGTAACATCGTTGAACGTATCTCCGACGATCTGTACCTGTTTAAAGATGCATCTGGCACGGTGAACGTGGATATCGACCACAAGCGCTGGAACGGTTTAACCGTCACGCCGCAGGATGTCGTAGAAATCCAGGGCGAAGTGGATAAAGACTGGAACTCCGTTGAAATCGACGTAAAACAGATTACCAAAGTCACCAAATAA
- a CDS encoding DUF2264 domain-containing protein, whose translation MWSATEEKSNPLSSREDVTRAVNTLLRALDKQFPAGQAQFSLGDTCAHYSVDIACMEGLSRALWGLFPLMAGGADVPFADKYIQAIKLGTDPHSSHYWGDTGPYDQRLVEMAAYGLGLALLQTRLTGMFSATEQDNLHRWLNQITDAQMPDSNWNYFAIIVQLGFKRAGLPFDQQAIDRRFEMMDAYYLGDGWYSDGPGRPKDYYISMAFHFYGLLYATLSPEDTRRAATLRERSRLFAEDFIFMSAADGASVPFGRSLTYRFAMVAFWSAVAFAELDVFSPGVIKGVILRHLRWWQQQPVFDRDGILTLGFAYPNLAMCEDYNSPGSPYWALKVFLILALPDDHAFWQAEELPLPVLDEKRVITHAGQILQHSEDSAHVTMLASGQLELNNYVNTEAKYTKFAYSSRFGFTIERGRYGIKHAACDSMLLLADGDNYFRGRRQCDDVRVDENYLWSRWSPWHDVSIETWLVPFGEWHIRLHRIHSARTLQTVEGGFAVMKTEPQLSARGCLLAARNGTSAIVDLSPVIIRQPDNVVTPPNSSIMFAECAAIPTLTTEILPGESWLCCAVNASGKQKNVLTVPLLQINRNQVVIREPDGARQLSFFL comes from the coding sequence ATGTGGTCGGCAACTGAAGAAAAATCAAATCCATTGTCATCCCGCGAAGACGTTACGCGTGCCGTTAATACCCTTTTACGGGCACTCGACAAGCAATTCCCAGCGGGACAGGCTCAGTTTTCTCTCGGTGATACCTGCGCGCATTACAGCGTGGATATTGCCTGCATGGAAGGGCTTTCCCGAGCGCTGTGGGGGCTATTTCCGCTGATGGCCGGCGGGGCGGATGTGCCGTTTGCCGACAAATATATTCAGGCGATAAAACTCGGCACCGATCCCCACAGCTCGCACTATTGGGGGGACACCGGTCCTTACGATCAGCGTCTGGTCGAGATGGCGGCGTATGGTCTGGGCCTGGCGTTATTGCAGACGCGTTTAACCGGGATGTTCAGCGCAACGGAGCAGGACAATCTGCACCGCTGGCTGAATCAAATTACCGATGCTCAGATGCCGGACAGCAACTGGAACTATTTCGCCATTATCGTGCAGCTTGGCTTTAAACGTGCAGGATTACCGTTTGACCAACAGGCTATCGATCGGCGATTTGAGATGATGGACGCCTACTACCTCGGCGATGGCTGGTATTCCGACGGTCCCGGGCGACCTAAAGATTATTACATCTCCATGGCCTTTCATTTTTATGGCCTGCTGTATGCCACCCTCAGCCCGGAGGACACCCGTCGCGCCGCTACGTTGCGTGAACGTTCCCGGCTGTTTGCCGAGGATTTTATCTTTATGTCTGCCGCCGACGGGGCATCGGTGCCGTTTGGTCGCAGCCTGACCTACCGCTTTGCCATGGTCGCCTTCTGGAGTGCGGTGGCCTTTGCTGAACTGGATGTGTTCTCACCCGGGGTTATCAAAGGGGTGATCCTGCGCCATCTGCGCTGGTGGCAACAGCAGCCGGTTTTTGATCGAGACGGCATCCTGACGTTGGGCTTTGCCTATCCAAACCTGGCGATGTGTGAAGACTACAATTCGCCGGGATCGCCGTACTGGGCACTGAAAGTCTTTTTGATCCTCGCGTTACCAGACGATCACGCGTTCTGGCAGGCTGAAGAGTTGCCGCTCCCGGTGCTTGACGAAAAACGGGTGATTACCCATGCCGGGCAGATCCTGCAACACAGCGAAGATTCTGCGCATGTCACGATGCTGGCGTCAGGCCAGCTTGAGCTGAACAACTATGTGAATACCGAGGCCAAGTACACCAAATTTGCCTACTCCAGCCGTTTTGGCTTCACCATTGAGCGCGGGCGCTACGGCATCAAACATGCGGCGTGCGATTCCATGCTGCTGCTGGCAGATGGCGATAATTACTTCCGTGGACGTCGTCAGTGCGATGACGTTCGCGTTGATGAAAATTATCTCTGGTCCCGTTGGTCGCCGTGGCATGACGTCAGTATTGAGACCTGGCTGGTGCCGTTTGGCGAGTGGCATATTCGTTTGCACCGCATTCACAGTGCGAGAACGCTGCAAACGGTAGAAGGGGGCTTTGCAGTGATGAAGACAGAGCCGCAGCTCAGCGCACGGGGATGTCTGCTGGCAGCGCGTAACGGGACCAGTGCGATTGTGGATCTGTCACCTGTCATCATCCGCCAGCCGGACAATGTGGTCACGCCGCCTAACAGCAGCATTATGTTTGCTGAGTGCGCGGCTATTCCGACGCTGACCACCGAGATCCTGCCGGGCGAGAGCTGGCTGTGCTGCGCCGTGAATGCCAGCGGCAAGCAAAAAAACGTGCTCACGGTCCCACTGCTGCAAATTAACCGTAACCAGGTCGTTATTCGCGAACCTGACGGTGCACGTCAGTTGTCGTTCTTTTTATAG
- the qseC gene encoding quorum sensing histidine kinase QseC, with the protein MKFTQRLSLRVRLTLIFTILVLVTWLISSFVAWKQTTDNVDEMFDTQLMLFAKRLVTLDLDELKASERFAQTPKKFKHGHIDDDVLTFAVYTPDGKMVLHDGDNGQYIPYSYRREGFDDGYLNGDNDKWRFIWLTSADKKYRVVVGQEWEYREDMALAIVTAQLVPWLVALPLMLLILIVLLSLELKPLKKLAQALRLRDPESEEPLSLKGIPGEVRPLVESLNQLFTRIHTTMVRERRFTSDAAHELRSPLTALKVQTEVAQLSDDDPQSRQKALMQMQTGIDRATRLVDQLLTLSRLDSLNNLQDVADISLEELLQSAVMDIYHPAQQAHIDVRLQINAHDVKRTGQPLLLSLMVRNLLDNAIRYSPQGSVVDVTLNTHCFSVKDNGPGVAPEVLLHIGERFYRPPGQNATGSGLGLSIVRRIATLHGMSVSFANAAEGGFEAKISW; encoded by the coding sequence ATGAAATTCACACAACGCCTCAGCCTGCGCGTCAGGCTAACGCTTATCTTCACCATTTTGGTGCTGGTGACCTGGCTGATTTCCAGTTTTGTCGCCTGGAAGCAAACCACCGATAACGTCGACGAGATGTTTGACACACAGCTGATGCTGTTTGCCAAACGGCTGGTCACGCTGGATCTTGACGAACTAAAAGCCTCTGAGCGCTTTGCCCAAACGCCAAAGAAATTCAAACACGGCCATATTGACGACGATGTGCTGACCTTTGCGGTCTACACCCCGGACGGAAAAATGGTTCTGCACGACGGCGACAATGGTCAGTACATTCCCTATAGCTATCGCCGGGAAGGGTTTGACGACGGATATCTGAACGGTGACAACGATAAATGGCGCTTTATCTGGCTGACTTCAGCAGATAAAAAGTACCGGGTCGTGGTCGGTCAGGAGTGGGAATACCGCGAAGATATGGCGCTGGCGATTGTGACGGCCCAGCTGGTGCCGTGGCTGGTCGCCCTGCCGTTGATGCTGCTGATCCTGATTGTACTGTTAAGTCTTGAACTTAAGCCGCTGAAAAAGCTGGCACAGGCTTTACGTTTGCGCGATCCGGAATCTGAAGAACCGCTGAGCCTGAAAGGCATTCCCGGCGAGGTTCGCCCACTGGTTGAGTCGCTCAATCAGCTGTTTACCCGTATTCACACCACCATGGTACGCGAGCGGCGCTTTACCTCAGATGCCGCGCACGAACTGCGTAGCCCGCTGACGGCGCTCAAGGTTCAAACCGAAGTGGCGCAACTGTCTGACGATGACCCGCAGTCACGACAAAAAGCGCTAATGCAGATGCAGACGGGAATTGACCGCGCCACTCGCCTGGTCGATCAGCTGCTGACGCTTTCGCGTCTCGATTCGCTCAACAATCTTCAGGATGTCGCCGATATCTCACTCGAAGAGTTACTGCAATCCGCCGTCATGGATATCTACCACCCGGCACAGCAGGCCCACATCGACGTGCGCTTGCAGATTAACGCTCACGACGTTAAACGCACCGGCCAACCGCTGTTGCTTAGCCTGATGGTCCGCAATCTGCTGGATAATGCAATCCGCTACAGCCCGCAGGGTAGTGTCGTGGACGTGACGCTCAACACCCACTGTTTCAGCGTCAAAGATAACGGTCCGGGCGTTGCGCCAGAGGTATTACTGCACATTGGTGAGCGTTTCTATCGTCCACCGGGACAAAACGCGACCGGCAGTGGGCTGGGCCTGTCGATCGTCCGGCGTATTGCGACGTTGCACGGTATGTCCGTGTCATTCGCCAACGCCGCGGAAGGTGGATTTGAAGCCAAAATCAGCTGGTAG